The proteins below are encoded in one region of Fimbriimonadaceae bacterium:
- a CDS encoding NAD-dependent epimerase/dehydratase family protein, whose protein sequence is MNLLVLGGTQFVGRHFVEAALAGSHEVTLFHRGKTGADLFPEAEHVLGDRLQSLAALEGGKWDAVVDVSAYVPRAVRMAAEALADCTPYYLQVSTVSVYATGAGHVDETSPLATVEDPAGEVVDAETYGGLKALCEEAALAGFGQVGIVRPTFVVGPYDHTERFTYWVDRIGRNAPVTLPLRGDGSSPPLQFIDARDLGAFMLHMVEQGTTGAYNAAAPSLAFLEALERTRAALGSASEIFTPRAEGDADLPMVLPSDGSADPMLTIPNERAVAAGLRPRTLEATVQDLWQWWRTMGRPTKFDGVPWQGSRS, encoded by the coding sequence ATGAACCTCCTGGTCCTTGGCGGAACCCAGTTCGTCGGACGCCACTTCGTCGAGGCCGCGCTGGCCGGCTCTCATGAGGTCACGCTGTTCCACCGGGGGAAGACAGGCGCCGACCTTTTCCCGGAAGCTGAGCACGTCCTCGGGGATAGGCTGCAGAGCCTAGCCGCCTTGGAAGGGGGGAAGTGGGACGCGGTGGTCGACGTCAGCGCGTATGTGCCCCGCGCCGTGAGGATGGCAGCCGAAGCCCTGGCGGACTGCACCCCCTATTACCTGCAGGTTTCCACGGTCTCAGTCTATGCGACGGGCGCGGGGCATGTGGACGAAACTTCGCCTCTGGCCACAGTCGAGGATCCTGCCGGCGAAGTGGTCGACGCGGAGACTTACGGCGGGCTCAAGGCGCTGTGCGAGGAGGCCGCCTTGGCCGGGTTTGGGCAAGTCGGAATCGTCCGTCCCACCTTCGTCGTGGGCCCGTATGACCACACGGAGCGCTTCACCTATTGGGTGGACCGAATCGGCCGCAACGCGCCCGTGACCCTGCCCCTGCGCGGGGACGGATCCTCGCCGCCGCTCCAGTTCATCGACGCGCGCGACCTTGGCGCCTTCATGCTCCATATGGTGGAGCAGGGCACGACGGGCGCCTATAACGCGGCCGCCCCTTCGCTCGCGTTCCTCGAGGCCTTGGAACGGACCAGGGCCGCGCTCGGCTCAGCCTCGGAGATTTTCACGCCAAGGGCGGAAGGGGACGCGGACCTTCCGATGGTGCTGCCGAGCGACGGCTCGGCAGACCCGATGCTGACCATTCCAAACGAGAGGGCCGTGGCGGCCGGTCTGCGTCCAAGGACTTTGGAGGCGACGGTGCAAGACCTCTGGCAGTGGTGGCGCACGATGGGAAGGCCGACTAAGTTCGACGGCGTGCCGTGGCAAGGCAGCCGGTCTTAG
- a CDS encoding FliA/WhiG family RNA polymerase sigma factor, whose amino-acid sequence MAISHDQLQRAWVEYKVYKDQRARDELINHYSYLVKITSGRLVANVPGGLDREDLVSAGVIGLIKSVDQYDPSRDVKFETYAIALIRGAILEMLRDEDWVPRSIREKLKGLERAQHALETRLGRPPTVREISDHMGLSESEISDLMVRISRTGVYSLDDVVGGGHDGEDHIHFIEMIVDEDASPSGEVEGKELRRILAGGVDHLPDRERLVVALYYFEGLTFKEIGKVLGVSESRVYQLHTQAMGRLRTYMRDHGAAQVA is encoded by the coding sequence ATGGCAATTTCACATGACCAGTTGCAGCGGGCTTGGGTCGAGTACAAGGTGTACAAAGACCAGCGGGCCCGCGACGAACTCATTAACCACTATTCCTATCTCGTTAAGATCACCTCCGGGCGCCTTGTGGCGAACGTCCCCGGGGGCCTGGACCGCGAAGACCTCGTGAGCGCCGGGGTGATCGGCCTCATTAAGAGCGTCGACCAGTACGACCCCTCCCGGGACGTCAAGTTCGAGACTTATGCGATCGCCTTGATCCGCGGCGCGATCCTAGAGATGCTCCGCGACGAGGACTGGGTGCCCCGCTCCATCCGCGAGAAGCTGAAAGGGCTCGAGCGTGCGCAGCACGCCCTGGAGACTCGGCTGGGCCGACCGCCCACGGTCCGCGAGATTAGCGACCACATGGGCCTGTCGGAGTCGGAAATCAGCGACCTTATGGTCCGCATCAGCCGCACCGGCGTTTATAGCCTGGACGACGTGGTGGGAGGCGGGCACGACGGTGAGGACCACATCCACTTCATCGAGATGATCGTGGACGAGGACGCGAGCCCGTCCGGCGAGGTCGAGGGCAAAGAGCTTCGCCGCATCCTGGCAGGCGGTGTCGACCACCTGCCGGATCGCGAACGCCTCGTGGTCGCGCTTTACTACTTTGAAGGGCTGACCTTCAAAGAGATCGGCAAAGTCCTCGGCGTGAGCGAAAGCCGGGTCTATCAGCTGCACACCCAGGCGATGGGACGGCTCCGCACCTACATGCGGGACCACGGCGCCGCCCAAGTGGCATAA
- a CDS encoding MBL fold metallo-hydrolase, translated as MGGRGEVIVLGSGTSNGVPSLGKHYPPHFLANPKNHRTRPSIVICGPTGNVLVDCAPELRLQMLREQIYDLEAVMITHTHADHVMGMDDLRSLCLKYGRAIDIYTAPQYQEDIRRLFPYAFEDFPPGIFVPRFELHDVPDVVSLGGLEIETLWVEHGPLPVLALRVGNFAYVTDVGHIPPQAWKRLLGLDDLILDAVRYKPHPNHFHFEKAVEVAQELGAKRTYFTHLSDDYDHDEVELGLPASIRLAYDGLRLML; from the coding sequence ATGGGCGGCCGGGGCGAAGTTATCGTGCTGGGATCCGGCACGAGCAACGGCGTCCCCTCGCTGGGCAAGCACTACCCGCCCCACTTCCTGGCGAATCCGAAGAACCACCGGACGAGGCCCTCCATCGTCATCTGCGGCCCCACGGGCAACGTCCTTGTGGACTGCGCTCCGGAGCTCCGGCTCCAGATGCTGCGGGAGCAGATCTATGACCTTGAGGCGGTCATGATCACCCACACCCATGCGGACCACGTGATGGGCATGGACGACCTCCGGTCGCTCTGCCTGAAGTACGGCCGAGCGATCGACATTTACACGGCGCCCCAATACCAAGAGGACATCCGCCGACTCTTTCCCTACGCCTTCGAAGACTTTCCCCCCGGCATCTTTGTGCCGCGGTTCGAACTGCACGACGTGCCGGACGTGGTCTCGCTCGGGGGCCTCGAGATCGAGACTCTGTGGGTCGAGCACGGCCCCTTGCCCGTCCTGGCGCTGCGGGTCGGCAACTTCGCCTACGTCACCGACGTCGGACACATCCCGCCGCAGGCTTGGAAGCGGCTACTCGGCCTGGACGACCTTATCCTCGACGCCGTCCGCTACAAACCGCACCCAAACCACTTCCACTTCGAGAAGGCGGTGGAGGTCGCCCAAGAGCTGGGGGCAAAGCGGACCTACTTCACCCATTTGAGCGACGACTATGACCACGATGAGGTCGAATTGGGACTTCCGGCCTCAATTCGCCTGGCCTATGACGGCCTTCGTCTAATGCTTTAG
- a CDS encoding SurA N-terminal domain-containing protein encodes MTRTNSLLVLGAFAALALLGGCNSGGGGGETLATVEGEPITIDQFNSYLGVKPTARVFVQGQVVELPVSDTLAFQAMQDLVSRTVLFQMAKDENMMPSEQDVNAELEFQKNLDPNFIRNYQARGMTIGQIRQEVMFSLVQEKLITKGIQVTDEEVEQWLKENPRAFVDPAKVEMSWILATTPTERDEADKALKSGQSFKDVAVRYSKAPSAALVEGKYLPERGPLPIERLAENLRSQVEKTSQGQATDWIRFTEGWAKFYIDSKNPEKEIEKTKERLENVKRSLALQEGNKANDLRTRLVDRVRQSNIEVKRESLKEAWKRFADLLKAQADQAANQKSGSTPATGTTGVTPKDDSAIPGTGG; translated from the coding sequence ATGACAAGGACGAACTCCCTTCTGGTTCTGGGCGCATTTGCCGCCCTCGCACTTCTCGGGGGGTGCAACAGCGGTGGCGGCGGAGGGGAGACTCTCGCGACTGTCGAAGGCGAGCCAATCACGATCGACCAGTTCAACTCCTACCTCGGCGTCAAGCCGACGGCCCGCGTCTTCGTGCAGGGCCAGGTCGTTGAGCTCCCCGTTTCCGACACCCTGGCTTTCCAGGCCATGCAGGACTTGGTGTCCCGCACCGTCCTCTTCCAGATGGCGAAGGACGAGAACATGATGCCTTCCGAGCAGGACGTGAACGCCGAGCTGGAGTTCCAGAAGAACCTCGACCCGAACTTCATCCGGAACTATCAGGCACGCGGCATGACGATCGGCCAGATCCGACAAGAAGTCATGTTCAGCTTGGTCCAAGAGAAGCTCATCACCAAGGGCATCCAAGTGACGGACGAAGAGGTCGAGCAATGGCTCAAGGAGAATCCTCGGGCCTTCGTCGATCCCGCCAAGGTCGAGATGAGCTGGATCCTCGCGACGACCCCCACCGAGCGGGACGAAGCGGACAAAGCGCTGAAGTCCGGCCAGTCCTTTAAGGACGTGGCCGTCCGGTACAGCAAGGCTCCTAGCGCGGCCCTCGTCGAGGGCAAGTACCTGCCGGAGCGCGGCCCACTGCCTATCGAGCGCCTAGCCGAAAACCTCCGGTCTCAGGTCGAAAAGACCAGCCAGGGGCAGGCGACCGATTGGATCCGCTTCACCGAGGGTTGGGCGAAGTTTTACATAGACTCCAAGAACCCGGAGAAGGAGATCGAAAAGACCAAGGAGCGACTTGAGAACGTCAAGCGCAGCCTCGCCCTCCAAGAGGGCAACAAGGCCAACGACCTCCGCACCAGGCTCGTGGACCGCGTCCGCCAGAGCAATATCGAAGTCAAGCGCGAATCGCTCAAGGAAGCTTGGAAGCGCTTCGCCGACCTGCTGAAGGCCCAGGCCGACCAGGCCGCGAACCAGAAGTCGGGCTCGACGCCGGCAACGGGCACCACGGGCGTCACTCCGAAGGACGACTCGGCCATCCCTGGGACCGGCGGCTAG
- a CDS encoding SLBB domain-containing protein, translating to MLFFVRDAHWGPGILSLVLGVVLVAIVAGSSLIQDAQPVRIVPGDKLKLVTAGLQEYSGDFTVASDGTIQIPVAGSVKVVGMTIEEARVTVEVKVRQYVRRPVVSLVLTEQAERFVYMVGENIPTGPVTWRQGLTLRQLVSSVPNLAGLDTYDARLYRPGEPSRPIDLKELFTPGNEHLDAPLTPGDVVSFLPAADVPVWVLGQVKLPGEVRLRPGGTVSQAIAKAGGFEERSYLQQDMSVQYRTKGGSMTMSLSDALKRDDLVLSAGDSVTVLDPALVNVTVGGKVGNARLLNLREGATVGQAIEAAGGVQAEGSLERVLVFRNGEATQYDLRDLARGEAKVGPQVRPNDFIYVPENQRQIRVLGFVLRPGRFPMPDARDLRLDDALALAGGLNQRGTLRRAVVVRADSFGHLAGHRYDLDRYLRDGVGDQNPLLQPGDVVYFDKTQTTDWADLLRILQSVYFFDRLFD from the coding sequence ATGCTGTTTTTTGTACGGGACGCGCACTGGGGCCCCGGTATCCTGTCGCTTGTGCTCGGTGTCGTGTTGGTCGCCATCGTTGCGGGGTCGTCGCTGATTCAAGACGCTCAGCCCGTGCGAATCGTGCCCGGTGACAAGTTAAAGCTCGTTACGGCAGGTCTTCAGGAGTACAGCGGTGACTTCACCGTCGCCTCCGACGGCACGATCCAGATTCCCGTCGCGGGTTCGGTGAAGGTCGTGGGAATGACGATCGAGGAAGCGCGCGTCACGGTGGAAGTGAAGGTGAGACAATACGTGCGGCGCCCGGTCGTGTCGCTCGTCCTCACCGAGCAGGCCGAGCGGTTCGTCTATATGGTCGGCGAAAACATCCCGACCGGCCCCGTGACCTGGCGCCAGGGCCTCACCCTGCGGCAGCTCGTCTCCTCGGTGCCGAACCTTGCCGGGCTCGACACCTACGACGCGAGACTCTACCGCCCGGGCGAACCTTCGAGGCCGATCGACCTGAAGGAGCTCTTCACCCCCGGGAACGAGCACCTCGACGCGCCCCTTACCCCGGGGGACGTGGTCTCGTTCCTCCCTGCCGCGGATGTGCCGGTCTGGGTCTTGGGCCAGGTTAAGCTCCCGGGAGAGGTGAGGTTGCGGCCTGGCGGGACGGTTTCGCAAGCGATCGCGAAGGCGGGCGGTTTCGAAGAGCGCTCGTACCTGCAACAGGATATGTCGGTCCAGTACCGCACCAAAGGCGGATCGATGACCATGAGCCTGAGCGACGCGCTGAAGCGCGACGACTTAGTGCTTTCGGCGGGCGACAGCGTGACAGTCCTCGATCCCGCGCTCGTGAACGTGACGGTGGGGGGCAAGGTCGGAAACGCCCGCCTGCTCAACCTGCGGGAAGGGGCGACGGTCGGCCAGGCGATAGAGGCGGCGGGCGGCGTCCAAGCAGAGGGCAGCCTGGAGCGCGTCCTCGTCTTTCGGAACGGCGAAGCCACTCAGTACGACCTTCGCGACCTCGCCCGGGGCGAGGCAAAGGTCGGGCCCCAGGTGCGGCCCAACGACTTCATATACGTCCCCGAGAACCAGCGCCAGATCCGCGTCCTCGGGTTCGTGCTGCGGCCCGGGCGCTTCCCGATGCCCGACGCGCGCGACCTCCGCTTGGACGACGCCCTCGCCTTGGCGGGCGGTCTCAACCAACGCGGCACACTGCGCCGAGCTGTCGTGGTGCGCGCCGATTCCTTTGGTCACCTGGCCGGGCATAGGTATGACCTGGACCGGTATTTGCGGGACGGTGTGGGAGACCAGAACCCTCTCCTCCAGCCGGGAGACGTCGTCTATTTCGACAAGACGCAGACGACGGATTGGGCCGATTTGCTTAGGATCCTGCAGTCGGTCTATTTCTTCGACCGTCTGTTCGATTAG
- a CDS encoding polysaccharide biosynthesis protein — MAGYITRYGAPITALAVALIAWRRLYRINPRYVGVHDLLGIALVGTLLAVALRGLVSLGGLPPETNPWTSPVLFGFMVTGFLAMVRIYQRLVASRTLAAIQAKLGGRLRRAMIVGAGDAGESLLREIAKLDPPEYAVVGFLDDDPRRHETTINGVPVLGDVNRLRLLAEEHEIDDLLIALPETSAEEIRRITALCNDTKARVRTLPNLSRFVRGGTSVLPLLQDVNVDDLLRRESTMPEAKPVARYLSGERVLITGAGGSIGSELARQVAQLSPASLVLIGKGENSIFEIDQELRHGNIFQPIPIVADVRDASSMEEHFRVHRPTVVFHAAAHKHVPLMEAVPIEAVRNNVFGTLNTAELAIRNGVQKFILVSTDKAVNPSNVMGATKRVAEMIISALASRSETSFAAVRFGNVLGSRGSLVPVLKKQILAGGPITITHPQMTRFFMTIPEAVQLILQAGAMGDRGEIFILDMGEPVSIVELAKDMVRLHGLVPGHDIEIKYTGIRPGEKIHEELSYETENIVPSGYEKISRVSHQRPVDWLWLRDQLAELKDFCDAGNAEAARAFLLELSWGKTMPPVRSS; from the coding sequence TTGGCCGGATACATAACCCGGTATGGGGCACCGATCACCGCCCTCGCAGTGGCCCTCATCGCGTGGCGCCGCCTTTACCGGATCAACCCGCGCTACGTCGGCGTCCACGACCTCCTCGGGATCGCCTTGGTCGGCACCCTTTTGGCGGTCGCGCTCCGCGGGCTTGTGTCCCTTGGCGGCCTACCGCCCGAGACCAACCCGTGGACGAGCCCCGTGCTCTTCGGCTTCATGGTCACGGGGTTCTTGGCCATGGTGCGGATCTATCAGCGGCTGGTCGCCTCCAGGACCCTCGCCGCCATCCAAGCCAAACTTGGCGGCCGTCTTCGACGCGCCATGATCGTCGGCGCGGGGGACGCGGGCGAGTCGCTCCTGCGCGAGATCGCCAAACTCGACCCGCCCGAGTACGCCGTGGTCGGGTTCTTGGACGATGATCCCCGCCGGCACGAGACCACGATCAACGGGGTCCCGGTCCTCGGCGACGTCAACCGTCTGCGACTCCTGGCCGAAGAGCACGAGATCGACGACCTCCTCATCGCCCTCCCCGAGACCTCCGCCGAGGAGATCCGGCGTATCACGGCGCTCTGCAACGACACGAAGGCGCGCGTCCGCACTCTCCCGAACCTTTCGCGCTTCGTCCGCGGGGGGACGAGCGTACTGCCGCTCTTGCAGGACGTCAACGTGGACGACCTGCTTCGAAGGGAGTCGACGATGCCGGAGGCCAAACCCGTCGCGCGGTACCTGAGCGGCGAGCGCGTGCTCATCACGGGGGCGGGCGGTTCCATCGGTTCCGAGCTCGCCCGCCAGGTCGCCCAGCTCTCGCCGGCGAGCCTCGTCCTCATCGGCAAGGGCGAGAACTCGATCTTTGAGATCGACCAAGAGTTGCGCCACGGCAACATTTTCCAGCCGATCCCCATCGTGGCGGACGTCCGGGACGCCTCCTCGATGGAGGAGCACTTCCGCGTCCATCGGCCCACCGTCGTCTTCCACGCAGCCGCCCATAAGCATGTCCCCTTGATGGAAGCGGTGCCGATCGAAGCCGTGCGCAACAACGTGTTCGGGACGCTCAACACGGCCGAACTCGCCATCCGCAACGGGGTGCAGAAGTTCATCCTGGTCTCGACCGACAAGGCGGTGAACCCTTCCAACGTGATGGGCGCCACAAAGCGGGTCGCGGAGATGATCATCTCGGCGCTCGCCTCCCGCAGCGAGACGAGCTTCGCCGCAGTGCGGTTCGGAAACGTTCTGGGCTCGCGCGGATCGCTGGTGCCGGTGCTCAAGAAGCAGATCCTGGCCGGGGGGCCGATCACCATCACCCACCCGCAGATGACCCGGTTCTTCATGACGATCCCCGAAGCGGTGCAGCTCATCCTTCAGGCTGGCGCCATGGGCGACCGCGGCGAGATCTTCATCCTGGACATGGGCGAGCCCGTCTCGATCGTGGAACTCGCGAAGGACATGGTGCGGCTCCACGGCCTGGTGCCGGGGCACGACATCGAGATCAAATACACGGGCATCAGACCCGGCGAGAAGATCCACGAAGAGCTTTCTTACGAGACCGAGAACATCGTGCCCAGCGGCTACGAAAAGATCAGCCGGGTCTCGCACCAGCGTCCGGTCGATTGGCTCTGGCTCCGCGACCAACTCGCCGAGCTTAAGGACTTCTGCGATGCGGGCAACGCTGAAGCCGCCCGGGCCTTCCTTCTCGAACTCTCCTGGGGCAAGACCATGCCCCCGGTGCGGTCCTCCTGA
- a CDS encoding DUF4142 domain-containing protein — translation MQHTVFLFALALTSPFVPEGQTRQTLPPADRKAVMEAAQGNMAEVRLGKLAQQKGSSAFVRDFGRMMVRDHGAAYAELQRIEREYSLSFPRDISAKHKAVYNRLSKLSGTAFDRAYRAEMRKDHERDVKVYTKNSRVLKNDDVRGYFVKNLPAIEMHLRIIKEGRMPTPH, via the coding sequence ATGCAGCACACCGTTTTCCTTTTTGCGCTCGCCCTGACCAGCCCATTCGTGCCCGAGGGCCAGACCCGGCAGACCCTGCCGCCCGCTGACCGGAAAGCCGTCATGGAGGCGGCACAGGGCAACATGGCTGAGGTGAGGCTCGGCAAGCTTGCCCAACAAAAGGGAAGTTCCGCGTTCGTTAGAGACTTCGGCAGAATGATGGTCCGCGACCACGGTGCGGCTTACGCCGAACTGCAAAGGATTGAGAGGGAGTATTCCTTAAGCTTTCCGCGCGACATTTCGGCAAAGCACAAGGCGGTCTACAACCGGCTTTCTAAACTCTCTGGCACAGCCTTTGACCGCGCCTACCGCGCCGAAATGCGAAAAGACCACGAGAGGGACGTGAAGGTCTACACCAAGAACAGCAGGGTCCTAAAGAACGACGACGTCCGCGGTTATTTCGTGAAGAACCTTCCGGCCATTGAGATGCACCTAAGGATCATCAAGGAAGGCAGAATGCCGACACCGCACTAA
- a CDS encoding ABC transporter ATP-binding protein, producing MSFPTALIEEGVSDPSRPLIELDADLTEDANYGVRRLVVTREAVAVTLPGGAELLRVPIADLTTARHEPLVSGGRLLLRTKTGEEIPAVTYSLSHAHQFSEAARGIEQLAKGEELLINLNPEQTRCTKCGRLLPEKDGVCPSCINRGKTLLRVAGYLGPYKKQALTLAGVAVVQTGINLVPPQIQRHIVDSFQFGRADVGLLVRDIGLWLLIIAVATVLDVWRGRTNAFLAASISADLRSAVYRAVEFLNLKYFDKKPVGAIASRVTNDTERLWFFLVDGLPYLVINLLILVGVAVFLLLTNWALALAILTPIPLMLGIGFAFWGRLGNMFHRVSQKMARLHMHLNESLHGIRVVKAFVKENDEYERFRRRNHEWRDAAMRSEQTWVTSFGLMTFCVALGTLIHWGYGGWLTMTGKLTLGQFFMVHLYLQMIYGPLQWFAQINNWFSRAMAGAERVFEVLDMTPETKSGLVRPIVGAVEFENVRFGYDKSNPVIKGVSFKVKPGEMIGLVGHSGAGKSTTINLIARFYEPDVGSIKIDGVDYRDLDLSDYRQQIGIVLQEPFLFNGTIAENIAYGKPGATFEEIMVAAKAANAHDFILSKADGYDTFVGERGGRLSGGERQRVSIARAILHDPKILILDEATSSVDVETEKQIQEAISHLVAGRTTFAIAHRLSTLRNANRLFVLEHGSISEEGTHEELLAKNGTFKKLVDTQSQINAALTS from the coding sequence ATGAGTTTCCCGACGGCCTTGATTGAAGAAGGCGTCTCCGATCCTTCGCGTCCGCTCATAGAACTGGACGCGGACCTGACCGAAGACGCGAACTATGGCGTCCGCCGCCTCGTCGTCACGCGAGAGGCGGTGGCCGTCACTTTGCCCGGCGGCGCGGAACTTCTCCGCGTCCCTATCGCCGACTTGACGACCGCCCGCCACGAACCGCTCGTGAGCGGCGGCCGCCTGTTGCTCCGAACCAAGACGGGGGAGGAGATCCCCGCCGTCACCTACTCCCTCAGCCACGCTCACCAGTTCAGCGAGGCCGCACGCGGCATCGAACAGCTGGCCAAGGGCGAAGAGCTGCTCATCAACCTCAACCCCGAGCAGACCCGGTGCACGAAGTGCGGCCGCCTGCTCCCGGAGAAGGACGGGGTCTGCCCGAGCTGCATCAACCGAGGCAAGACGCTCTTGCGCGTCGCCGGATACCTCGGCCCCTATAAGAAGCAAGCCCTCACCCTCGCCGGGGTGGCGGTCGTGCAGACCGGCATCAACCTGGTGCCGCCGCAGATCCAGCGCCACATCGTGGACTCGTTCCAGTTCGGACGAGCGGACGTCGGCTTGCTTGTGCGCGACATCGGGCTCTGGCTGCTTATCATCGCAGTCGCCACGGTGCTGGACGTTTGGCGCGGACGGACGAACGCCTTTCTCGCGGCCAGCATCAGCGCGGACTTGCGCAGCGCCGTCTACCGCGCGGTCGAGTTCCTCAACCTGAAGTACTTCGACAAGAAGCCGGTCGGCGCCATCGCCAGCCGCGTCACGAACGACACCGAGCGACTCTGGTTCTTCTTGGTCGACGGTTTGCCCTACCTGGTCATCAACCTGTTGATCCTAGTCGGCGTCGCCGTGTTCCTTCTCTTGACGAACTGGGCGCTCGCCCTGGCCATCCTCACCCCGATCCCGCTCATGCTGGGCATCGGTTTCGCCTTCTGGGGCAGGCTGGGGAACATGTTCCACCGCGTCAGCCAGAAGATGGCGCGGTTGCATATGCACCTGAACGAGAGCCTGCACGGCATCCGCGTCGTGAAGGCCTTCGTGAAGGAGAACGACGAGTACGAGCGGTTCCGCCGCCGCAACCACGAATGGCGGGACGCGGCCATGCGCTCCGAGCAGACCTGGGTCACGAGCTTCGGACTCATGACGTTCTGCGTCGCGCTCGGCACGCTCATCCACTGGGGATATGGCGGCTGGCTGACCATGACTGGCAAGCTCACGCTGGGACAGTTCTTCATGGTCCACCTGTACCTGCAGATGATCTACGGGCCGCTGCAGTGGTTCGCCCAGATCAACAACTGGTTCAGCCGGGCGATGGCCGGTGCCGAACGTGTCTTCGAGGTGCTCGACATGACGCCGGAGACCAAGAGCGGCCTTGTCCGCCCGATCGTCGGCGCGGTCGAGTTCGAGAACGTCCGCTTCGGCTACGACAAGTCGAACCCGGTGATCAAGGGCGTCTCGTTCAAGGTCAAGCCGGGCGAGATGATCGGCTTGGTCGGCCACTCTGGCGCGGGCAAGTCGACGACCATCAACCTCATCGCGCGGTTCTACGAGCCGGACGTGGGGTCGATCAAGATCGACGGCGTCGACTATCGCGACCTCGACCTCTCAGACTATCGTCAGCAGATCGGGATCGTGTTGCAGGAGCCGTTCCTCTTCAACGGGACGATCGCCGAGAACATCGCCTATGGCAAGCCCGGGGCGACGTTCGAGGAAATCATGGTCGCCGCCAAAGCGGCCAATGCCCACGACTTCATCCTTTCGAAGGCGGACGGTTACGACACCTTCGTCGGAGAACGGGGTGGCCGGTTGAGCGGAGGCGAGCGTCAGCGTGTCTCCATCGCTCGCGCCATCCTGCACGACCCGAAGATCCTGATCCTCGACGAAGCGACCTCCAGCGTCGACGTGGAGACGGAGAAGCAGATCCAAGAGGCGATCAGCCACCTTGTGGCGGGCCGGACGACGTTCGCGATCGCCCACCGGCTCTCGACCTTGCGCAACGCCAACCGGCTGTTCGTCTTGGAGCACGGCTCCATCAGCGAGGAAGGGACCCACGAAGAGCTGCTCGCCAAGAACGGCACGTTCAAGAAGCTGGTCGATACCCAGTCCCAGATAAACGCGGCCCTCACCAGCTGA